One part of the Candidatus Eremiobacterota bacterium genome encodes these proteins:
- a CDS encoding ferritin-like domain-containing protein: MGEHEVRSRLIGILRSAYSGELAAALAYRGHWRSLVHQSERAAVARIERDEWTHRTDVGTLLRGLGAQPQALRDVLMTVIGTSVAVSCHLGNRILPLYFAGKLEHSNIAEYEDAAACARDLKLPDYERALLEMAETERSHEAFFLRAVAPHGWLPLLRRLFHWG; the protein is encoded by the coding sequence ATGGGCGAACACGAGGTCCGCAGCCGTTTGATCGGGATTCTCCGGAGCGCGTACTCGGGAGAATTGGCCGCCGCGCTCGCGTACCGCGGCCACTGGAGATCGCTCGTCCATCAGAGCGAACGCGCCGCGGTCGCGCGGATCGAGCGGGACGAGTGGACGCATCGCACCGACGTCGGAACGCTCTTGCGCGGGCTTGGCGCACAGCCCCAAGCGCTGCGCGACGTGCTGATGACCGTCATCGGAACGAGCGTCGCGGTCAGCTGTCACCTTGGCAACCGCATCTTGCCGCTGTATTTCGCCGGCAAGCTCGAGCACTCGAACATCGCCGAATACGAAGACGCAGCGGCCTGCGCGCGCGACCTGAAACTACCGGACTACGAGCGCGCGCTGCTCGAGATGGCCGAGACGGAGCGCAGTCACGAAGCGTTCTTCCTGCGCGCCGTCGCGCCGCACGGGTGGTTGCCGCTATTGCGGCGCCTCTTTCACTGGGGCTGA